One window of Papaver somniferum cultivar HN1 chromosome 9, ASM357369v1, whole genome shotgun sequence genomic DNA carries:
- the LOC113310985 gene encoding syntaxin-121-like yields the protein MNDIFSSLFSSSSTNDHSKVIDDLEMGQMAANTSEVKNLQKFYKDVEIIKDQLDQVETIYKRLQDSHEQSKTIHNSKPIKQLRSSMDSDVSSALSKAKFIKTGLESLDRDNKESLKVPDCGPGSSSERTRSSVVHALRTKLKDTMERFNSLRERIGLDYKETVERRYFTVTGVKADEETVDKLISTGESETFMQKVIQEQGRGRVIDTIAEIQERHGAVLEMERSLGELHQVFLDMAVMVEYQGQQLNDIAGNVNRANSYVRKGTETLQQAKILQKNTRKWTVLAIFILLIIILIIVLPIVLRK from the coding sequence aTGAACGATATCTTCTCTTCTCTCTTTAGTTCTAGCAGTACTAATGATCACAGCAAGGTAATTGATGATTTAGAGATGGGCCAGATGGCAGCGAACACCAGCGAAGTAAAAAACTTGCAGAAGTTCTACAAAGACGTGGAGATCATCAAAGACCAGCTCGATCAAGTCGAAACGATCTACAAGCGTCTGCAAGATTCTCACGAACAATCTAAAACCATTCACAATTCCAAGCCTATCAAACAGCTGAGGTCTTCCATGGATTCTGACGTTTCTTCAGCACTAAGCAAAGCAAAGTTCATCAAAACGGGTCTTGAATCGCTCGACCGGGATAACAAGGAGAGCCTTAAAGTCCCTGACTGTGGACCTGGAAGCTCATCGGAACGGACACGTTCATCCGTCGTGCACGCGTTGAGGACGAAACTCAAGGATACAATGGAGAGGTTCAACAGTTTGAGAGAGAGGATTGGGTTAGATTATAAGGAGACGGTTGAACGTCGGTACTTTACGGTCACCGGTGTGAAAGCCGATGAAGAAACGGTAGACAAGTTGATATCGACCGGAGAAAGCGAAACGTTTATGCAGAAAGTGATTCAGGAACAAGGAAGGGGAAGAGTTATAGATACTATTGCTGAGATTCAAGAAAGACATGGTGCGGTTTTGGAGATGGAAAGGAGTTTGGGTGAATTGCATCAAGTGTTCTTGGACATGGCTGTAATGGTTGAATACCAAGGACAACAGTTGAATGATATTGCTGGTAATGTTAACAGAGCTAATTCATACGTAAGAAAAGGAACTGAAACGCTTCAACAGGCAAAAATTCTTCAGAAGAACACTCGAAAATGGACAGTGTTGGCTATATTTATTctactcatcatcatcttgatcaTCGTCCTCCCAATTGTTTTAAGGAAATAA
- the LOC113308170 gene encoding J domain-containing protein spf31-like — protein sequence MGESSSSIEDDLLLKNFFAEVSEVERDNEVLRILGCFKLNAFEFLNLPFDSSPDEVKRQYRKLSLLVHPDKCKHPQAKEAFSALAKAQQLLLDPEEREYLLSQINSAKEELRVKRKKQLKKDNASKIKSQVDEGKYEHQYEQSEEFQQQLKLKVRELLTEQEWRRRKMQMRISEEEGRLKKDEEETKEMWKRKREHEEQWEGTREKRVSSWRDFMKTGKKAKKGEIKPPKLKTEDPNKSYVQRPVKRG from the exons ATGGGTGAGAGCAGCAGTAGCATAGAGGATGATTTGCTTCTCAAAAACTTCTTCGCTGAAGTTAGCGAAGTTGAGAGGGATAACGAAGTTCTCAG GATTCTTGGATGTTTCAAGTTAAATGCATTTGAGTTTCTTAATCTACCTTTTGACTCATCACCAGATGAAGTGAAGAGGCAGTACAGAAAG TTGTCCTTGTTGGTTCATCCTGATAAGTGTAAGCATCCACAAGCGAAGGAAGCGTTTTCAG CATTGGCAAAAGCACAGCAATTATTACTtgatccagaagaaagggaataTCTTCTTAGTCAAATTAATTCAGCAAAAG AAGAACTCAGGGTAAAGAGGAAGAAGCAGCTGAAGAAAGACAATGCTTCTAAGATCAAGTCACAGGTCGATGAG GGAAAATATGAGCACCAATACGAGCAATCCGAAGAGTTCCAGCAGCAGTTGAAGCTGAAGGTACGGGAATTATTAACAGAGCAAGAATGGCGTCGGAGGAAAATGCAAATGAGG ATATCTGAAGAAGAAGGAAGATTGAAAAAGGATGAGGAAGAAACAAAAGAGATGTGGAAAAGGAAGCGTGAGCATGAAGAACAGTGGGAAGGGACTAGAGAGAAAAGG GTTTCCAGCTGGAGAGATTTCATGAAAACGGGAAAGAAG GCTAAGAAAGGGGAAATCAAACCGCCGAAACTGAAAACAGAAGACCCCAACAAATCTTATGTTCAAAGACCTGTGAAGCGCGGCTGA